The Salvia splendens isolate huo1 unplaced genomic scaffold, SspV2 ctg41, whole genome shotgun sequence genome includes a region encoding these proteins:
- the LOC121790090 gene encoding probable LRR receptor-like serine/threonine-protein kinase At3g47570: MLNGTIPSSLWGLKDVITLNMSLNSLSGILPQEISNLGAAIYIDLSMNKLSGSIPITIGELQELGFLSLANNKLEGSIPVSIGHMINLAALDLSQNNLSGSIPKFLEALQHLEYFNVSFNTLSGEIPSGGSFMNFTMDSFEGNAALCGHPRFHVRICPAASSHKSKWKRVKPASFIAFGFVAFISIASLGLIIFIRYKRKDETSEEVDEEIPIMSERIPYYELLQATDQFSERNLLGTGSSCSVYKGILSSGKVVAAKVFNMRLEGISMRFSVECEILGDIRHRCLTSVISCCSNDEFRALVLEYMPNGSLEKWLHSDNHCLNFTERLNIMIDVASALEYLHHGYSTPIVHSDLRPSNVLLDEAM; encoded by the coding sequence ATGTTGAATGGAACCATACCATCAAGCTTATGGGGATTAAAAGATGTGATTACTCTAAATATGTCCTTGAATTCGTTGAGTGGGATTTTGCCTCAAGAGATAAGCAACTTAGGAGCAGCAATCTATATAGACCTATCAATGAACAAGTTGTCAGGCTCTATTCCCATCACTATTGGAGAATTGCAAGAATTGGGATTTCTTTCTTTGGCCAATAACAAACTGGAAGGTTCTATTCCAGTTTCCATAGGTCACATGATTAACTTGGCAGCTCTTGACTTGTCGCAAAACAATCTCTCCGGTTCAATTCCAAAGTTTTTGGAAGCACTGCAACACCTCGAGTATTTTAATGTCTCTTTCAATACCTTGAGCGGAGAAATTCCTAGTGGTGGTTCTTTCATGAACTTCACTATGGATTCTTTTGAGGGCAATGCAGCATTGTGTGGACATCCGAGGTTCCATGTCCGAATTTGTCCTGCAGCTTCTTCTCACAAATCAAAGTGGAAGAGGGTGAAACCAGCTTCATTCATTGCTTTTGGATTTGTGGCCTTCATTTCAATTGCTTCTTTGGGTTTGATAATATTTATCAGATACAAAAGGAAAGATGAGACTAGTGAAGAAGTTGATGAGGAAATACCCATTATGTCGGAAAGAATCCCTTACTATGAACTGCTGCAAGCAACTGATCAGTTCAGTGAAAGGAACTTGCTTGGCACCGGGAGTTCTTGCTCTGTCTACAAAGGGATTCTTAGCAGTGGGAAGGTTGTCGCTGCCAAGGTGTTCAACATGCGATTGGAAGGCATTTCAATGAGATTCAGCGTTGAATGTGAGATACTTGGTGACATTCGACACAGGTGTCTGACCAGTGTCATAAGTTGTTGTTCCAACGACGAGTTCAGAGCCTTAGTACTTGAATATATGCCCAATGGGAGCCTTGAGAAATGGTTACATTCTGACAATCATTGCTTGAACTTCACGGAAAGATTGAATATAATGATCGACGTTGCATCTGCTTTGGAGTATCTTCACCATGGCTATTCGACGCCTATTGTTCACAGCGACTTGAGGCCTAGTAATGTGCTTTTAGATGAAGCCATGTGA
- the LOC121790091 gene encoding LRR receptor-like serine/threonine-protein kinase ERL2, protein MCSYLPFIAGIYLSENELSGVIPTNISQCSRLGMLDLYSNSFSGQIPLEIGYLASLQGLRLSRNRLNGTLPHEIGNLQNLVYFGVGSNQIWGSFPSNIFMNMSSSLQHLHIWRNKFTGSLSRDVGNLTMLTTFDLSENYFTGIIPSELGQLHQLKDLQSSLNNLSGSIPPELFNISTLENISIVFNDLSGVLPTNICHSSPNLNQLYLGNNSIFDPIPNSISNCSQLTQISLYENKLSGLVIYLPSSAT, encoded by the exons ATGTGCAGTTATCTTCCATTTATTGCAGGGATTTATCTTTCTGAAAATGAACTGAGTGGTGTGATTCCGACAAATATTTCCCAGTGTTCACGACTTGGGATGTTGGATCTCTATTCCAACTCTTTCAGTGGGCAGATACCTTTGGAGATCGGCTACTTAGCATCTCTTCAGGGTTTACGCCTAAGTCGTAATCGTTTGAATG GTACACTACCTCATGAGATTGGCAATCTCCAAAACCTGGTTTATTTTGGTGTTGGATCAAATCAGATTTGGGGTTCATTTCCTTCAAATATTTTCATGAATATGTCTTCTTCACTGCAACACTTACATATATGGCGCAATAAATTCACCGGAAGCCTTTCAAGGGATGTCGGGAATCTTACAATGCTAACCACCTTCGACCTCTCCGAAAACTACTTCACAG GGATTATTCCTTCTGAATTAGGCCAACTTCACCAATTGAAAGACTTACAATCATCTTTAAACAACTTGAGTGGTTCTATTCCACCTGAGCTCTTTAACATTTCAACACTCGAAAATATTTCAATAGTTTTCAATGATCTGTCTGGAGTTCTTCCAACCAATATATGCCATTCCTCTCCCAATCTTAACCAACTTTATCTTGGCAATAATTCCATCTTTGATCCTATACCCAACTCCATATCTAACTGCTCTCAACTCACACAGATCTCACTTTATGAAAACAAACTCAGTGGACTGGTCATATACCTACCGTCATCGGCAACTTAA
- the LOC121790088 gene encoding uncharacterized protein LOC121790088, which translates to MNTELLTCMNCLSPKNSFASFNVDKLVRLAELYPADFSIECMSLPYQLKTYISDIVDKVEFSNIEDLGNLAKMLVSTSRDKAFPLVYRLIELTLILSVATASVERVFSSMKLIKTDLRNRMGDEWMNDIMVVYIERGIFKKIGNKTILRRFQDMSTRRKQLSSSVSYKLNRHYMLDLKSRETRNERCPSCGGMVPERLMWDRFKAATLVARAASDANPAADRARIGPVS; encoded by the exons ATGAATACGGAATTGCTTACTTGCATGAATTGCCTTAGTCCAAAAAACTCATTTGCTAGCTTCAATGTGGACAAGTTGGTTCGTCTTGCAGAACTTTATCCGGCTGACTTCTCTATTGAATGTATGTCTCTTCCATATCAACTTAAAACTTATATCAGTGATATAGTTGATAAAGTTGAGTTCTCCAacattgaagatttgggaaaTTTAGCAAAGATGTTGGTTTCTACCTCAAGAGATAAAGCTTTCCCGTTGGTGTACCGTTTGATTGAGTTGACACTGATCCTCTCAGTTGCAACAGCTTCTGTCGAGAGAGTATTTTCTTCCATGAAACTTATTAAGACAGATTTGCGCAATAGAATGGGAGACGAATGGATGAATGATATCATGGTGGTATACATTGAGAggggaattttcaaaaaaattggaAATAAGACTATTCTTCGGCGATTTCAAGACATGTCGACTCGTCGAAAACAGTTATCATCTAGTGTGTCGTATAAGTTGAACAGACattacat GTTGGATTTGAAGTCGAGGGAGACGAGGAACGAGAGGTGTCCGAGCTGTGGTGGAATGGTGCCAGAGAGACTCATGTGGGATAGATTCAAGGCAGCAACTCTGGTGGCGCGAGCTGCAAGTGACGCCAATCCAGCTGCAGACAGAGCTCGAATTGGTCCAGTTTCTTGA